CCATGGAAGTAGCAAGCCCCTCTTTGCTTTCTATTGTAGTACTTTCCATAGCGAAGCCACGAAGGACGGGAAGGGTACAAAACCCTACTTCGACTATGATGAGGACTGCAAGTTGCTGGAGAGgcttcaaagggaagaactGGATGTGGACGACCAGAGGGACGCTTTGAAGATTAAGAAGGTGCTCAGAAGAGGGTGCAGCTGTACAGCTGCGGAGTACTATGCCTCCTTGTTGGAGTGTGCTTTTTCGTTGTTCATATGTGTTGGCGTGGCCAGGACTTCACCCCGctaatttgttttccctccCAACCCCATCTACAGAAGTACCTAAAACTGCTCCAAATGTACCACCCAGACACATACATAAATGAGAAGAacgaacaaagaaaaaagcagaaggaagaaatatttctGCAAATTTATAGGCACTACAAGAATTTCACCCAGCAGTATGATCACCTGTACAAGTCAGATTTCACTGATGAATCTGTGTTGGAAAGTGAACAGGAGAGAGGTTAAAAAGAGGGCAATTTGtcgggtgtgtgtgtgtggggtcTCTGAGCATGTTGGTCATCTTACCCCTTTGGTGCCTTCTTTGTGTATCCCTTTTGTTGTGACTTCTTCATACGTGCTTCctgtttcttcctcctttttttttttttttttttttttttttctcacttgttCATACATACTGATTATcacttcttccccttaaccTTCGAAGATGAAAGACTCGAGCGGTACAAGCGCTACTCTGAAGGGAAGAGGAACGACATGTCTCACTTTCACAAGAACGTGGAGATCTACATACTAGTCATCATTTTAGTGACCTTTGGAGGGGTCCTCCTAGTGTGTGTCTACCTACCCTTTGACGTGAATACCTTGAGGGAAGAGTGAGTAAAGAAGTGGGGTACAATTGTCCACTTCCGGCGAATTGTTCCGTTCTCCTGTCCATTCCGTTtagttttcccattttgctcAGTTTGCCTAATGCGAcatccccccctccctcagGCTATGCGACATCGCGGACAGCGGAGAAAGCGCCCAGGTGGTCCCCTGCTTTTACAACCCTGTCATGAAGCGATACGAGTATCTGTCTCCAGGATATTCCCCCCCGCACCCGCACCAGTTGTACTACGTAAGGAGAATGAGTTGGATGGTTACAGAGGGTTGAGACTTTTTCATGCTAGGACCGATCCTCCGCTGGAGTAAATCCACGGAGGAACtcgaaagaaagaaaaaaggacaacaTAAAGAACATGTACAAGTgatgttacttttttttttttttttttttttttccattttcacctgaacggttcatacagctagccatttatttttgtatatttatatatatatattttttcccctcgtCTGTCCCCTTTGcagttttacaaaaataactTCCCAGAGCTCTTCGTGGACGATGATCTGTTGAAGCTAAGTCGTTTCGAAGTTGTCCAGGTAAGTTAGAGGGAGAGCGTTTTGGAAAGTGTACGTGCCCCCCGCTGGCAGGCCGCATCATTCCTGCTTACTGTAGCCATATTCTGTTACGGCCACACATAGTCTCAGTTATATTTATGTggacaaatttttattgCGTCTTGTTGCCGTTTAACTCACAGTTGCCAAAAAATCGAGCGAAGAAATGCAGACTAGTGTGCGACATGAAGACAAGCgaactaatttttttaaaaaaaacaaaacaagcaGGGTGAAAgaggtgaaaagaaaaataaaaaaaacaatgatGTCGAAAacttacaaaaataaaaaataaaacgcgGATTGGTGATtagtatgtatgtacacgtgaagaaatgggaagagagaaaaaaaaaaaaaaatttttatgtgaACTCTATAAAGGGTCAATTCAAATTGTGTACATTATATATAATGCTGTGCCCTTGGGTCATGTTTTTCTAATTCGATATGAAGTCTCAACgtggaaagaaaatgcaATAATCAAACAGTATCTTCCATGATTGGGGAGAGGGAGGAGATAGAATGTGACACTCCCCtgtcttcccccccctaactTGAAAGAGCTCATATACGTTCGTGTGTGTTTTCCCATTATTCGGAGAGATGCGTCATATGCACCGTTTGGGTAAAGATTGATTTGCGCGTTTCTCTTTTATATGCGAACAGGTGAGACCCTGTGGTATGTTCGTTCCTCGCAGGTGCGTCTCGTCCGTGCAACATATGTAGTAGTTGTACAATGTGCCTCTCTTCCTCCGTGCATTCATCACATTTCGGATGCTAATCATTCCGCGTTTTCCGTCGGCGCGGTCTCCTCATGAACGTGTTCAGTCGCAGCTTCGTTCGCATTTCCATTCGTGTCGTGGTTTACCTCCTCCGTGACAGCCGAGTCTCCATTGTCGTCAGGTGTCACTACATCATCTCCACTAAGATTCCCCGCCGCAGAGGCCTCTGCAACATTGCTAGCTCCAGCATCGTCCGGGTTGTCTTCATTTAAAGTGTTAGCATTATCTGCCACTTCGTTTGCCGCTGTCTCATCTGCATTTGTGTCTTGCGTTGCATCATTAACATCGTTCGTCTCGTTCGTTTCGTTCGTGTTGTTGGCTTCGTTTGTATCCGCAACAGCTCCTTCATTCGAAGCGACTGCATTGTGGTTATCATCATTTTCATTCGCTGGAACATGCGCATCTGAATTTTCGGGTTCTGCCTGAACATGAGCATTTACTGCTCCTTCACCACCTTTAGAAtccacttcttcttccacgCGGGCTTTCTTATTCTTTGGAACGTCAGTTACGATGTCatctactttttcttctatttccgTGTTCACCACGTCTTTGCCATTTTCGTCCGTCACAACCAGGTCGGGAATCTTCGCCTGGTGTTTCTCTCCTACGTTGATTTTGCCATCAACTTTAGACATATACTTTCTTTTCGCCATTGTACAAGTAAAGGGTCTATGTGCGAGCAGAGTTCTCTTAACAGAAGAGGTGCTATGTAGTTAACTTGGTATGTAGTAAATACTGGTATGTGTTTAACTTGGTATGTGGTTGCTAGGTGGTGGCAATGTCCCGCCGCTTATTCGCGctgagaaaaaaggaggttcGAACAAAGGATGGGTGAGTTAAGAAACGTTTTACAGTTAGGAACGTACGGGTGGATACAAAACAATAGGCGGTCAGttaaatttttatgtaccCTGTAAAATTAAGTCTCCTTAAATTTGAAGGGATCAGAATGAACGGTTGTTGCCGTTTGCGTTACAGTTCCTATTGTTGGGTTGTTACTCGGATGGAGAAACGATtgagattttaaaaaaaaaaagcctaGTTCAGgtttaaaatgaaaagatttttaaaaaattaaaatattaaaatattaaaatattaaaagattaaaagattaaaaaaCGGAAAGCGATAAAAAAGTTAACTGTAAGAGTTGTAACGTTTGATCGAGAAAAATAGTCTGTTGAAAAATATGGTTACCAAAAAATGGTCTGAGAAAAGATGacctctttaaaaaaaaaaaaaaaaaaaatttaatttttgaaaaaataaaaataaaaaccaaGTTTATTATGCCGTTGAAAGCGGAAGTGCGACGCAAAGAAcgacaagttttttttttttttttttttattatcgtCAAAACTGAATTGACTGATTTGGCCGACTGACTAACCAAACCAATGGGACGGACCGATCGACTTTTTCATTGAATTTGCATTCTGTTCGTTCGCTACTGAGGCGCACGCAACTTTCTTTCCTTGAGCtaattttttcgttccaagtttgatttattttttgcagtCGCGAtacaaccattttttttttttttgttgttgttgttgccaCTTTGCAGCCTTTCAGGTGCCACCCATTTCtgcatgcttttttttttttttttttttttttttttttggcgccTTTTGGAACAGGTCGTGGTGGTGTTGGTTGGTCCATGCCGTGGGActgcatgcaaaaaaaaaaaaaaaaaaaaaaaaaaaaggctaccAGAACGACGCAAAAAATGCTGTCATTCGTTTGTCCCGAGGTGGCAAAAGAGGCGCATCCTTCTAACTCCAAATGGGGGCACAGTTCTTACGTAGCGCGCACTAATGcaaacatgtacatgtagATGCATGCTAACACGAAATATTATTACTACAGTTACTACTATATACATGCAGCGCAGGCATCAAGCCGCCaagcgaaaaaataaaaaaatatatccccaTCCAAGTTTTACTTCGTAAAAGGCATCCAACAGGTAGCTTCGCTATAAATGGAGCCCCCAAAAGACCACACTGTCCTAGGcaacatatttctttttgaaGCAAGAGGGCGGGGGGGTAGCGCAACGATTaacgaaatgaataaatgaattaaaataagttaataaatgaatgaataaaatgaaggaaaaataaaatataaaaaagaaataataaagaaagaaaaaaaaaaaaattctatgGTTGCAGTAGAGTTATGCGAAATTTCGGGTATATTATACGGCAACGCCctttggccttttttttttttttttttctttgtcacAAAATCGGGGTTCGGGATCGAGATTTGCTGCCCCACTATTCATGCGTATGAATGTGTGTTGAGACAGCGACATACCTTTCCTTGGCTCCACATTTTTCGCACCGGAGAGGAGATAGGCGCAGTATTTGCTCCAAATGTTTCTCGCTGAggaattccttctttcccccccatgACAATAAATGGTGAATACCCCATTAGGGATCGACGTCAGcaactgtgaaaaaaaaaaaaaaaaaaaaaaaacgtaaaatatttaaCTGTAaatgctatattttttacttgaGGGAAAGGCCCCACAAAgttatttcccccccatcACCACCCTCACTCTGCATACACTCTCACCCACGGGTTGGGCTGAAATGTGTATGGTGCGCATATGATGCTTATATGTGGTTGGTCATTCCTAATCGTCACCCTCCCCTAAAGAGTGGCAACAATAGTTTGATCACTCAAAAACGAAATGGCAAACCAGAACAACCTCCATTCTTTTGCTATATATCCATATGTTAaggaataataataataaaaaaaaaaaaaaaaaaaaaaaaaaaaaaaaaaaaaaaaactcccaaATGAGAATATATTATGTacacaaaaacaaatggTATTTTCTTTAAGAAAAACTTAAAGTAACATTTTGCGAAAATAATCATTTCTTTcaactttctctttttttctttgtcccTGATTTTGGTACTTCTTCATCTCCTGAACCATGCCCCACTTGGAGTTGGCGCTGCACCCTTTTATTCCTCGAAGAAGGGACCCCCGTCAATAGCCGTATCGCCACTCCTCCctcgcacacacacacaccatgGGCCAAGTCAAGGAGGtagaaatggaggaaaaaggaaaaatgcacaatGTACAAGGTTAGCTGTGCATACGGATTGGCGTAGTCTCCTGGTGGGATTCGTCAACTGTGTTCTTGACGTGAATAAAGATTGATCCCCCCCCATATGTGTACCGTCATCCTCGTTGTAGCTCCGTAGACATAGTTGTAGAAATGACGGAAGCAGGAAAAGAAAGCAAGTGGTAGAGCTGTTTGGTTCGCTAGCTGAGTTGATTTCCTGAATCGCGAGAGGGTTTTACCCCCCTGACAGATCGCTGCGCTTTCATCCGTCTCTAACACTCCACACGCCCCCCGCAGAACCCTCCATGCTGCAGACCCTATATGGGTCCATCATCGCCTCGACCATCAGCAGAGTTCTTCTGTACCCACTTGACACGGTGAAGATAAATAAACAAGTGGACACAAGCAACAGGCAAGTGGGGGGTGCTGCCACGCCACTCAGCCACGCATGTATCTCCAATCCTCTGAAGATAGGTCGCACttgctttttcctccctgCGTTTATCAAAAAATTTGGCTACAGGGGGCTCTACAGTGGTTTTGTGTAAGCGCACGCAGAATGTGAAACATCAGGGGCCATGTCAATGCtcctttcaaaaaaaaaaaagcatatgtTTACCTGTCTGTATCGTGTTGGTGTATATGTGAATGAGCCCCGTAATCTTTCCTTTCATAAAAATACATGTCCATTTCGCGGGAAGTAGCGACAGGCGTTTATCCGATGTGCCACCCAATCCTTCCCCAACTCTCCGATTCCCCGTTTTCGCAGCTTCTCTGCCATGACGACCATCCCCGCGACGAGCCTCTACTTCTGTTGTTTCGAATACCTCAAGAGGATCAAAATAAATTGGAACAACAATTTCGGGGACGAGAAAACGGGATCTCCACAGAAGACCAATTCGTTGAGTTTTGTGAATTACTTCACCATAGGTATGCCTTTTTCAGCTGTCTTTAccaaagagggagaaaaaaggagggagaaaaatggagggagaaaaaaggaaagaccTGTTGGGAGCACCTTGCTCTCTCCGGTGATGACCACTGCAGTTATTCCTATGCCATTATTGTTGCCCTTTCTGCTGTCATtgatatattattttttttcttctcttcacaGGTACACCTTCTTTCCTCAGTGGGCACGCTAAATAGATACGCCTGCCCGGATGACAGAGGCTACGCCAAATGGATCCATCGACTCTGCACCGATGTTAACTGCACCATTTACGTTGAACCGTTTACGTTGCACCCTTTACGTTGCATCCTTTACCGCTGCCCACCGTGCCACCCCACATGCAGCTTTCCTGGCCGAGGCCATCTCCTGCGTCCTGTTCGTCCCCATTGATGTAATTAAGGAGAGGCTGCAGGTGAGTAGACCAATTCGTGCAGTACCATCCCCCATACGCTTTTCCATACCCTATCATGTTGTTCCTTAACGTGGGTGtcccacatttttttttttacacttttccttttttccatcccaCATTAAAGGCGCAACGATACTTGAAATTGAAGGAGTACAAGACTTCCTACCACCTGGTGAAGGATTTAATTCGCAAGGAGGGCTTCTTTAGGGTAATTTAAACTCCCTACCAACAGTGGAAATGCCTATAGGATCCCTCCTCCATGGTAGCAACTAACTgatatccttcttcttctttcctcccctcaCAGTTGTACAGAGGCTACATCTCCACCTGCTTAACCTACGGCATGTTTGGAGgctcattcttttttctccaaaatgtAAAAACGGACTGCCGCTTTTGGCGTGGCCCGGATCCATAGCGAAGGAACCGGAAAGTCCTCCACACAAAGGCGAACATCTTATCTATTTGTGAATCCCCTTGTCAGCCTATTCACCACCTGTACATACATAACACAAGCGTTTTAACCCTCTCCATGTCATTTCTCCATTTCCATTATCCCCCAACCTCCCTGACGCACCAGATGGGAATGGACCTCATGAAAAGACTAGAGATCGAACCGTCCAATTTAAACAACCTCAAATTAAACCTCCTTTGTTCCATGTTGTCTGGTATAATAACTTCCCCCCTTGAAGTAGTCAGGATACGGtattaaccttttttttttttatttatttattttattttttttttcttcttctttcttggGGAGAAGGGGACCCTTTTGTAGAGCAGCTTTTTTTACTaggattattttcttccgttcCAGATGACATAGTTTGTCTCCTCATTTGTGTTGCCCTGCATAGATGATTTAGTGTTATTGCTCGTGCAACTAATTTGTATGTGAACTTggctttcctttctcccatCCCAATGCTACAGATATCAACTGCAGGAAAAGAATAgaaccccctttttttacaacaactCCCTTGAcgtaagaagagaaaaaaagagaaaggggaaagagcgCCCTCCTGAGCTCAAGCGGGGGAAGGGTGTACTTTCTCATATGCCTTCCTAAAAGCATGCTAAAGTTGTTACacacatatttatttaacACATAACCTCACTCCTCAACagggaattaaaaagttgTGGAGCGAGGGCAGCGGGAAGATTATTAACCTCTTCAAAGGAAACCTCTACCGATGCTCCCTTGTGTGCCTCAGCATGACCATGAACGTAACGATTATAGATATATACAAGCAATTCGCGTGACGAAAAGGAGCTGCACTATGGGAGGAGATGTTTTACATGAGCGGGACATACTCTCCGCGCACTTAGACCTAGCCGCATGTTTGCTTCGCTTtgctttgttttatttttattcggcttcttcttttttcttttttaaaatatgttaCACGCCAGACCATCGATCAGGTCAGACGTAACCCCAATTTGttaaccccccccctgcGTTCGCTTTATCGTGCCGTCTATCCTTCCTCCTTGCACGTACTATTGATTCTTCTCATGTACGTTTGCAAAACGGGAAGCTAAGCAAAAACTAAACTAAAATGAGCTAaactcaatttttttttttgtctttttcgtttgttagttttttcgtcttttcgttcaaaaaaagggacgaTCATCAGAAAGAGGAAATGCACATGCACGCAAATGCTCGGGCAAACCAAAAAGGGTAGAGCCACTAGTTAAGTGTCCGTACCGATCGGTGTGGCTATCTGCCACACTCACCCATGCAAATCTGTGTAAACCATGACAATCATAGCAATGACCGGCACCTCAAACGCGACGCCGTTTGTTCGATTCGCACAATTTACCAGATGTGTAAAACAAGCACAGGGAGTACATGACACGTGTAACCACTGCACCTGATGGCGCCTGCTCTGAAACCCATTCTGAATCCACCTGTGTGTGCACGTACAATAAGTTCATGCGTATTTTATGCATTATTTTGGCTGTATTTACGTCACTTTggctagtttttttttttttttttttttttttttttttttttttgcaaaatcgcctgaacaggcaataatatatgtaaatattttgcTAAATTGGGCACATTCAGTGCATTTTTCCTGCACATAGAtattgtgtttttttttttttttttttgcctgaccCGATCATACACTTAAACAGAACCATATTCATCACTTCAGTTATATCTTCCACGAGATATCCTCACAACTTTTTCACGTTTCCCTTGTCGCATAAATCCACTAATGGattcttgtattttttttccaagtcgTTTTGAAAATTCATCATGCTGCTGTTGAGAGCGTTCGGGTCGCAGTCGTTTTTTCTATTCTCTCGTGGGGAAAAGCTAAACTGGCTGTTCAGCACTTCCAGATATTTTAAGTTCATTTCATTCACGGCATTCTTGTTGCCTGGATTGTTAAAGAGACCAATGGTCTCATTGTTGAAAACCTTTTTATAATTGGTATTCCGAAGCCCATTTAACTCGTTGGCAGTGCTGTTGTTGGCTCCTACCTTTTGCCCCCCGTTACTGTTCACGCCGTTTTTCATGTTGTTCTTCATGTGGATCAGGGCGAGCAAATTCGAATCACATGCACCGCCGCCATTTCCATCGTTGTAGTGGCTCATTTTGTGGGGGAAGTGTTCAGGGTGCTCCGTGTCCGCATTGCCACCGCTTCGGACTTCGTCATGAGGGTAGGAacttttctccccatttatTTTCACATTCTGCACATTCGCACCAAGTGCTAAAAGCTTGTTCACGCTCTTGTAATCATCTAtgtctatattttttaaatttatatcCTTGGTGATGGCGTTGTTGTTCTTCATGTCCTTCGACTTGGCGTTGTTCGAGCCAGTGCCATTGTTTCTCCCGCTCACCTGGTTTCCGCTGGTATTTCGGTTGGGGGGAATACCATGACCCAGGCTGTAGTTGGCGTTTCCGCCGATTTGGCTATTTCTATTTCCACTTACATTACCCCCAGGAGAGTTGTTCATGAAACTTGTGTTGTTGAGTCCATCCGTCAATCCTCCCATATACTTTTTCTGCGCTGAGCCGTTCTTTATCGAGTTGATCCCGTGGTCCACGTTGTTACCATTCCCTACACTCGTGTTCATGGTGGGTTTCTTCCTAGATTTCTTGGACGACATCGCATCATTGTTCTGACCGTTCAGATGGCTAGCCAAGATAGGGCCACTCCCTCCGCCCATCCCCGCACTTGTACTATGGCTACTGGAATTTAGCATGCTGCTCTTCATCGCGCTACTGCTCCCTCGGTTTCCATTCACCGTGTTGTAAAACATGGCATTCGTAACGTTACCGTTTTTGTTGCCACTCATATTCCTCCCGCCATCTATAAAATCCTCGCGCACCGCCGCCGCACCGCTAACATTACCAACATTACCAACATTACCAACATTAGCGATACCGCTTCCATCTACCACCTTCCCACCCAGGTTCATCTTCGCACCGCCGCTCGCCATCAGAtccctcgcagacagggacagCGGGTTCGACTCGTTTTTCGAAAAGGCATAGTCCCAGTAGTTCTTAAAATCTTCTGACAAAATATCTTGGTTCATGCCACTCATACCCCCCATCCCATCCATGGGATTTATACCACCCATGGTGCTTAGGTTCCCCACTCGGTTGAGGCCTGTCAACAGGCAGTCCAGTCGCTCATAACACCTCAGAATCTTGTTGTACAGGTCTGATggaatatatttacatacgtTTTGGTTCAGAATCATCTCCTCCAGAAGGAGAGAGGTATTCAAAATATCCACCTTATACAGAtcgaaaacattttttatctCGTTCAACTTGGTTTGTTGTTCCTCCGTCCTGATGTGCTCCGCCGCCCTCATGGGAAGCTTGGCAAAGTCCTGTTCCCCTTCACCTTTCAGAAGGTTCTGATTAAAGAAgggcattattttttctcctcccacGATGCTATCATAACAATTGTCGTTTCTGTTACTACTATCTAGATACATACTTAAACTATCATTGAAGCTTTTGGGGATGCTTTCCATAAAGTTGTTTAGTTCCACTTCATTCACCTTTAGTACATCTGAACCCATTCTTCTGTCTACTCCCTTTTTCTGTGCCTCTTTCGAATTCCCTTGTGTTGTCACATTTGGCAAGGTACCCATTCCTCCACCATTCATGTTCAAAGGGCAGTTTACACCTCCTAATCCTCCTATACCAGCTTCGCCGTTTCCTCCTATGGTGGAGTGAGCCACTCCCCCTTTGGACATGGTTTCGCCAGTCTTGTCCCTGTTCATTCCATCTGTACCCATTGGACCCTGGAAGGGCATGTCTCCTCCCTTTCCACTTGGAACCACAGTCTTCAGTATAGAGTTGTTATAGGCGAACAGAGAGGAATGTGCAGGGGGGAGGCTTGACCCGCTAATGTTATTACTACTAGAATATGCCACCTTATCATTCGCGGGGATGCTGATCTGTTGACCTGCTACACCAGCAGTTGCTACTGCCCCACTGGTAACCTTCACCTGACCTACCGAAGTTGCATTACCGCTATGCATTAGTTGATCCATTAAATCAATACTTGTGTTCTTCATATTACTATTATGCATGTTCGGTTGGGAGTGGGTGGTTGCATCATTTGCACTGATTCCATCATTCTGGTTGTTCtctcttcttctcccttcaAGATGTACTTCCTGCGAATCGGTCGACACACCGGCATGGCTCTGGAGAGGATCTACACTGTCCCTAACATTTTGGCTA
The Plasmodium knowlesi strain H genome assembly, chromosome: 2 DNA segment above includes these coding regions:
- a CDS encoding mitochondrial carrier protein, putative, which gives rise to MGQVKEVEMEEKGKMHNVQEPSMLQTLYGSIIASTISRVLLYPLDTVKINKQVDTSNRQVGGAATPLSHACISNPLKIGRTCFFLPAFIKKFGYRGLYSGFVFSAMTTIPATSLYFCCFEYLKRIKINWNNNFGDEKTGSPQKTNSLSFVNYFTIAFLAEAISCVLFVPIDVIKERLQAQRYLKLKEYKTSYHLVKDLIRKEGFFRLYRGYISTCLTYGMFGGSFFFLQNMGMDLMKRLEIEPSNLNNLKLNLLCSMLSGIITSPLEVVRIRYQLQEKNRTPFFYNNSLDGIKKLWSEGSGKIINLFKGNLYRCSLVCLSMTMNVTIIDIYKQFA